In Mycoplasmopsis maculosa, one genomic interval encodes:
- a CDS encoding GA module-containing protein: MDKNKKKKIIIGASTAGGLILLSGAIAIPFLAKSCINKDNTGDQNSTDPSKKDLSKKEELKNIINDSNITIPNEFKNYLNLLLENESELENTDLEILKNSVIDLSSINKQKENFNNKIISNEYKEFINNLLSININKTLEKVEEINNNVNINNKSSILFINENKDIISKTEQELFNFNKYEKEIYNDYSMLNSLFTENNSIFPIDVKENILNSETLNNFVESKNIKKVLSKYSLISEKAKELFSIKNSISAKDNKNEKEVELLNEISNIYENDRVKSSKVLESNILEKINSLIEKANSLSENDPSSNNIENIRTSANNEISNLNNLSEELKNSYKNKINSLNFEASINEIKTRANSFNDLVSSILEHINEANEIKTTNKYNNATNKQGFDDKLNEVKLLLLNNKLTNKDAYINSSSSIFEINNLLEELINLQNSLNGETPRDELQIFKEDVESKLSPNFTDRVRYYNLESSIYSANINDKNKEFFISEPEISGVELTFKKAEILSDNVNQLRLIYSAKSKNNSSLITDVEKVYTFNNDFSQKINELNYSNLDELFDFNYEELSKEFKNDLLNNDSLKEKHFKNKFSNLNGFFTYELDKNSFEYQNNKIVADIKIKVNEKDIKVIKLQTSQNIDFKDEFWRGVNITMGDWFKNSAYYDDPNYFYNNKESMDKAFAISRKQETNFNIWFTLEIFNNEKDKIAEMQEKTLDSKVNLVEPTQSSTQNSLTPDQIKSVIENIKQNRINDLFNIQVDNGITWELINFDNNNIFKTDRLSTNKAEFKFRITKNNETRELIIPLLTKGENKDDQDTKDLEYLINLIKTDENKSDATKILELIKVKNKKQTHNQANAKDAIETFNNYYELPKKGKFEIYADTLVEHTNFVNSTEGGKAKIFFWFKENGEPLSKVYNKYSSSHKLTQGTFIEYAKEIKFFKPLTYRDIKPANQNGWFVQSDFNVTSANNISANHKNIIDQINSTNFELRKATAAIANRKNFDFSVLDPKDIISQQAYDMLNYLLKLKTNQTSDNNDTSGFVNPNTSGGSRDDQPISTNIKSGDYYVSNDSIVKNGDATNTANLNEIERNYFIYYYDVQSTNNNELSFKIGFIDKNNIAKRYTNGRIITLRNLRNDYKENLYPEIIVNSIKYSDLTINNLNNLSTSQFIDFVKAGNKTELNKYVFLTNDVTYKNYTLAKENFEIAEAKKGENNSVYIKLKVTNPTSNKSYKANAWYKLSGFSSGTGNKEELTFEHSSLKTIFNSSTNITRTRELEPYYKDLLWTFNKQEEKAEWLLKEKYISKTLLKENTTNRKIKFNLYGNMLIQDIRRLTRINDSSRNYWTEFDFEKLINGETLVSRIQTHIYNRESDSSPYPRFYFTIKAKYIANEGIKFEVELEDKQYKLFVGNPYKEAITVDESRGPRFGEFKNEKAFLINNSGAKVIIEYTNNVEHEDFGQETNQFNYKKMDYSQENQPILFYTPESVINSQEYNPNQNVHFELHNGYLQDQEYIHNSWEGIEEVDNVRNRSFAFNQGTATQFGKVNKDSKDGRFYIITNNHVESIKNISEVQGDNLPKKATRNYITKVSNNFGNNVDNGFSYWGGLNTANKIPIEVIWSGVDQISEKGEKKSGLVVDVTVFAVDVNGLIQDAKKQGKFDLSSWFENWFTLPNMNMDYLGSEHGVHFGPNVKKFAMTGFPYGKQAGYYINRASSNSGNIALLRQNGYVQTFYNAGNSGTGILGKDNSYVSTINSGAPLTFLQSWNYETSTHNFLGANFNGENPLDINNSNSIGAQILRWNLKSPLSVDLPWYLKEINKK, from the coding sequence ATGGATAAAAACAAAAAGAAAAAAATAATAATAGGTGCTTCAACAGCTGGTGGTTTAATTTTATTATCAGGAGCTATAGCTATACCTTTTTTAGCAAAAAGTTGCATAAATAAAGATAATACAGGTGACCAAAACTCAACTGATCCATCTAAAAAAGATTTGTCTAAAAAAGAAGAACTTAAAAATATTATTAATGATAGTAATATCACTATTCCTAATGAATTTAAAAATTATCTAAATTTATTATTAGAAAATGAATCTGAATTAGAGAATACTGATTTAGAAATTTTAAAAAATTCAGTTATTGATTTATCATCAATTAATAAACAAAAAGAAAATTTTAATAACAAAATAATTTCTAATGAGTATAAAGAATTTATAAATAATTTATTAAGTATTAATATAAATAAAACATTAGAAAAAGTAGAAGAAATAAATAATAATGTAAATATCAATAACAAAAGCTCTATTTTATTTATAAACGAAAATAAAGATATTATTAGTAAAACAGAACAAGAATTATTTAATTTTAATAAATATGAGAAAGAAATTTACAATGATTATTCAATGTTAAATTCTTTATTTACAGAAAATAATTCTATTTTTCCAATTGACGTTAAAGAAAATATACTAAATAGTGAAACATTAAATAATTTTGTTGAATCAAAAAATATTAAGAAAGTTTTATCTAAATATTCTTTAATAAGTGAAAAAGCAAAAGAATTATTTAGTATCAAAAATTCAATTTCAGCTAAAGACAATAAAAATGAAAAAGAAGTTGAATTGTTAAATGAAATTTCAAACATTTATGAAAATGATAGAGTTAAATCTTCAAAAGTTTTAGAATCAAATATTTTAGAAAAAATTAATAGTTTAATTGAAAAAGCAAATAGTTTATCTGAAAATGACCCTTCTTCAAACAATATTGAAAATATTAGAACTTCAGCAAATAATGAAATAAGTAATTTAAACAACTTATCTGAAGAATTGAAAAATAGTTATAAAAATAAGATTAATTCATTAAATTTTGAAGCGTCAATTAATGAAATTAAAACAAGAGCAAACTCTTTTAATGATTTAGTTTCAAGTATTTTAGAACACATTAATGAAGCTAATGAAATTAAAACAACTAACAAATATAATAATGCAACAAATAAACAAGGTTTTGATGATAAATTAAATGAAGTAAAATTATTACTTTTAAATAATAAATTAACAAATAAAGATGCATATATTAATAGTTCATCATCAATATTTGAAATAAATAATTTATTAGAAGAATTAATAAACCTTCAAAATAGTCTTAATGGTGAAACACCAAGAGATGAATTACAAATTTTTAAAGAAGATGTTGAATCTAAATTATCACCTAATTTTACTGATAGAGTAAGATATTATAATTTAGAGTCTTCTATTTATAGTGCTAATATAAATGATAAAAATAAAGAATTTTTTATTAGTGAACCTGAAATTTCTGGAGTTGAATTAACTTTTAAAAAAGCTGAAATTTTAAGCGATAATGTTAATCAATTAAGGCTTATTTATAGTGCCAAAAGTAAAAATAATTCTTCTTTAATAACTGATGTTGAAAAAGTATATACTTTTAATAATGATTTTAGTCAAAAGATTAATGAATTGAACTATTCTAATTTAGATGAGTTATTTGATTTCAATTATGAAGAATTATCAAAAGAATTTAAAAATGATTTACTTAATAATGATTCATTAAAAGAAAAACATTTTAAAAATAAATTTAGTAATTTAAATGGCTTTTTTACATATGAATTAGATAAAAATTCTTTTGAATATCAAAACAATAAAATTGTTGCAGACATAAAAATAAAAGTAAATGAAAAAGATATTAAAGTTATAAAATTACAAACATCTCAAAATATTGATTTTAAAGACGAATTTTGAAGAGGTGTAAATATAACAATGGGTGATTGGTTCAAAAATTCTGCATATTACGATGATCCTAATTACTTTTATAATAATAAAGAATCAATGGACAAAGCATTTGCAATATCTAGAAAACAAGAAACTAATTTTAATATTTGATTTACATTAGAAATATTTAATAATGAAAAAGATAAAATTGCAGAGATGCAAGAAAAAACACTTGATTCAAAAGTTAATCTTGTTGAACCGACACAAAGTTCAACTCAAAATTCATTAACTCCTGATCAAATAAAAAGTGTAATTGAAAATATAAAACAAAATAGAATAAATGATTTATTTAATATACAAGTAGATAATGGTATTACTTGAGAATTAATAAATTTTGATAATAATAATATTTTTAAAACTGATAGACTTTCAACTAACAAAGCAGAGTTTAAATTTAGAATAACAAAGAATAATGAAACAAGAGAATTGATTATTCCATTGCTTACTAAAGGAGAAAACAAGGATGATCAAGATACTAAAGATTTAGAATATTTGATTAATCTTATAAAAACTGACGAAAACAAAAGTGATGCTACAAAAATTTTAGAATTAATAAAAGTTAAAAATAAAAAACAAACTCACAACCAAGCAAACGCAAAAGATGCAATTGAAACATTCAATAATTACTATGAATTGCCTAAAAAAGGTAAATTTGAAATATATGCTGATACATTGGTAGAACACACAAATTTTGTTAATAGTACTGAAGGGGGAAAAGCAAAAATTTTCTTTTGATTTAAAGAAAACGGTGAACCTTTAAGTAAAGTTTATAATAAATATTCATCATCTCATAAATTGACACAAGGAACATTTATTGAATACGCTAAAGAAATTAAGTTTTTCAAACCATTAACATATAGGGATATAAAACCTGCAAATCAAAATGGTTGATTTGTTCAAAGTGATTTTAATGTTACAAGTGCAAATAACATAAGTGCAAATCATAAAAATATAATAGATCAAATTAATAGCACTAATTTTGAACTTAGAAAAGCAACAGCAGCTATTGCTAATAGGAAAAATTTTGATTTTTCAGTACTAGATCCTAAGGATATTATTAGCCAACAAGCATACGACATGCTTAACTATTTATTAAAATTAAAAACAAATCAAACATCAGATAATAACGATACTTCCGGTTTTGTTAATCCTAATACATCAGGTGGAAGCAGAGATGATCAACCAATTTCAACTAATATAAAAAGTGGTGATTATTATGTTTCAAATGATTCTATTGTTAAAAATGGAGATGCTACTAATACGGCAAATTTAAATGAAATTGAAAGAAATTACTTTATTTATTATTATGATGTGCAAAGTACAAATAATAATGAATTAAGCTTTAAAATAGGTTTTATAGATAAAAATAATATAGCTAAAAGATACACAAATGGTAGAATAATTACTTTAAGAAATTTAAGAAATGATTATAAAGAAAATCTTTATCCTGAAATTATTGTTAACTCAATAAAATATAGTGATTTAACTATTAATAATTTAAATAACTTATCTACTTCTCAATTTATTGATTTTGTTAAAGCTGGAAACAAAACTGAATTAAATAAATATGTATTTCTTACAAATGATGTAACTTATAAAAATTACACATTAGCAAAAGAAAATTTTGAAATTGCAGAAGCTAAAAAAGGTGAAAACAATTCTGTTTATATTAAATTAAAAGTTACTAATCCTACTTCAAATAAGTCTTATAAAGCAAACGCATGGTACAAATTATCAGGTTTTTCAAGTGGAACTGGTAATAAAGAAGAACTTACTTTTGAACATAGTTCATTAAAAACTATTTTTAATTCTTCAACAAATATTACAAGAACAAGAGAACTAGAACCTTATTATAAAGACTTACTTTGAACTTTCAATAAGCAAGAAGAAAAAGCTGAATGATTATTAAAAGAAAAATATATAAGTAAAACTTTATTAAAAGAAAATACAACAAATAGAAAAATAAAATTTAATTTATATGGAAATATGCTTATTCAAGACATAAGAAGACTTACTAGAATCAATGATTCTTCAAGAAATTATTGAACAGAATTTGATTTTGAAAAATTAATAAATGGTGAAACTCTTGTCTCAAGAATACAAACACATATTTATAATAGAGAAAGTGATAGCTCTCCTTATCCAAGATTTTATTTCACAATAAAGGCTAAATATATAGCTAATGAAGGAATTAAATTTGAAGTTGAATTAGAAGATAAACAATATAAATTATTTGTTGGCAACCCTTATAAAGAAGCTATAACTGTAGATGAAAGCCGCGGTCCTAGATTTGGTGAATTTAAAAATGAAAAAGCATTTTTAATCAATAATTCTGGTGCAAAAGTTATAATTGAATACACTAATAATGTAGAACACGAAGACTTTGGTCAAGAGACAAACCAGTTTAATTACAAAAAAATGGATTACTCACAAGAAAATCAACCAATTTTATTTTATACACCAGAAAGTGTTATAAATTCTCAAGAATATAATCCTAATCAAAATGTTCATTTTGAATTACATAATGGATACTTACAAGATCAAGAATATATTCATAATTCTTGAGAAGGAATAGAAGAAGTTGATAATGTAAGAAATAGAAGTTTTGCATTCAACCAAGGTACAGCTACTCAATTCGGAAAAGTGAATAAAGATTCTAAAGATGGAAGATTCTATATTATTACAAATAACCACGTTGAGAGTATAAAAAATATTTCTGAAGTGCAAGGCGATAACTTACCTAAAAAAGCAACTAGAAATTACATTACAAAAGTATCAAATAATTTTGGAAACAATGTAGACAACGGTTTTTCATATTGAGGCGGATTGAATACAGCTAATAAAATTCCTATTGAAGTTATATGATCTGGTGTTGATCAAATAAGTGAAAAAGGTGAAAAAAAATCTGGTTTAGTAGTAGATGTTACTGTTTTTGCAGTAGATGTTAACGGATTAATACAAGATGCTAAAAAACAAGGTAAATTTGATTTATCAAGTTGATTTGAAAACTGATTCACTTTACCAAATATGAACATGGATTATTTAGGTTCAGAACATGGTGTTCATTTCGGTCCAAATGTTAAAAAGTTTGCAATGACAGGTTTCCCATATGGTAAACAAGCTGGATACTATATTAACAGAGCTTCTTCAAATAGTGGAAATATTGCTTTATTAAGACAAAATGGATATGTTCAAACATTTTATAATGCTGGTAATTCTGGTACAGGTATTTTAGGCAAAGATAATTCATATGTTTCAACAATAAATTCAGGTGCTCCACTTACATTTTTACAATCATGAAATTATGAAACGTCTACTCATAATTTCTTAGGAGCCAACTTTAATGGAGAAAATCCATTAGATATAAATAATTCAAATTCTATAGGGGCGCAAATTTTAAGATGAAACTTAAAATCTCCTTTATCAGTTGATCTTCCTTGATATTTAAAAGAAATTAATAAAAAATAA